Proteins encoded in a region of the Hippocampus zosterae strain Florida chromosome 11, ASM2543408v3, whole genome shotgun sequence genome:
- the fam83ha gene encoding protein FAM83H isoform X1, producing the protein MARRSQCSSAGDNPLHPNYLPPHYREEYRLAIDALIEEELEGYYEFLQKADVVDFLSAPEIQYIQSSAQLPQQTSYQEQTFQESGGDSSSDTYWPIHSDLDAPGLDLGWPQLHLFGGPTEVATLVNPPEPDMPSIKEQARRLIKNAQQVIAIVMDMFTDVDIFADILNAAMRHVAVYILLDEQNVDHFMNMVSNCRVNLQSIQFLRVRTVSGITYHCRSGKSFKGQMMDRFLLTDCRAVLSGNYSFMWSFEKLHRCMAHLFLGQLVSTFDEEFRILFAQSQPFLTDAPSATEDIGLLQKRQYPSKITSLMYREPRKLVPMDMSHTEDWTKPSFDEQMEPDWRMLHMKRGGSFHGPADLYSRFPSQQSGTEQQGPSKFPMMENPALKRHIFAEGVHGRYNYPFATQPTADFEARGRLFHRGQQKNVGPGPEVDYKGPEKFWSQNYRAAEQYSESGLPQEMQPFDNFDPVLNYLSSTKNVDFEQVSEKSQPAADLPLNLSQPTGDDKQFFQEPNTDRKDPMVKRGLRNWRINSYLSAYDNPGDEGLPLMPPQAGDPFEDQANPLPLTVPVTEFSISKIPNVREFKIPAIPRVSQLPSYAKAFAQEPEQSTKLPQESTTVPADNKTTPTPSESSSTTEGEKFEEGEQKEPNTAVRKDESFRRKYNAAMPRSSRLRSSLIFNSLEQHTAGQRGDENGKNETEQAKLPFGSPVLGRRLAARESFGWTRYLKSFDSSVPEASKQEANSKAEDKDSSKVDSKNSSENLEVEEPLKRPDTEQVKVSPAPSRLKRSDSDVAKTDQAPMSSANNLSSVDMSDPDNRLMFFKELAAKRKAAKAAEDEKRTAETVMKASTDLEGVNVEKQDAVPLEGGKGDMTSQMSISLSSSVTTKDLNKTKSTEPTVDVSDEANKQEGQVSHLTAMPQSSKSEPPRVSADFKKLQLGNSQTAASLSVSAEARECDSEDPELHKAALSESSLSQQPILTKETHANLPSLERVTDKSLSPVLKSTSHESTLFTPSMGDSVSSSVSTMVTSNNQTQDSSQVKTKVASFPLASQSSKVAQPDAKSSNSEHPPFIGTHQITSSPHDSNINSPSMQSITCTKIQLGESAVGSPPRAIQSTEEKSSSAFEPSGDSQENYAAGPIVDESGLSPIVVPSSLRQDKGDIPSHRLSSSPLESNIFGLQSHSKSDLKESNLPPTLEDSSQEPLTQANCPSEPNPEESLAPDVTDLCSSVLHGSSDSNFLTNGNPTDIHKITMHPTSIVTSVSAEPNVKLHSDQFEVYTTELAAPLGSNSLGYQNDASKDSTLPMHCENKTEDRETTSTVSKSPAQQSDWSERMNEAAGQNKCSGVTAEEGVPSSQQSKQPKSSQSRYHSSTAGVLSSSNLRDDTKLLLEQISASSQSRNESTKEAPVTDDEKEDEADKNAKREKEREIGSLSSNVSKSSQDRDKLLEKLQSMRKERKVYSRFDMTS; encoded by the exons ATGGCACGTCGCTCTCAATGTTCCTCTGCTGGGGATAATCCCCTGCACCCTAACTACCTTCCTCCTCACTATCGGGAAGAGTACCGCCTGGCAATTGATGCACTGATTGAGGAAGAGCTGGAAGGATATTATGAGTTTCTCCAAAAAGCAGATGTGGTGGATTTCCTGTCCGCACCTGAGATTCAGTATATTCAGAGCTCAGCCCAGCTTCCTCAGCAGACCTCCTACCAAGAGCAAACTTTTCAAGAGAGTGGAGGAGACAGCTCCTCGGATACATACTGGCCAATCCACTCGGACCTAGATGCCCCCGGCCTGGATCTAGGCTGGCCTCAGCTGCATCTTTTTGGTGGCCCCACGGAGGTCGCCACGTTGGTGAACCCTCCTGAGCCTGACATGCCGAGTATCAAGGAGCAGGCCCGGCGACTTATCAAGAATGCTCAGCAG GTGATTGCCATAGTGATGGACATGTTTACCGACGTTGACATATTTGCTGATATTTTAAATGCTGCCATGAGACACGTTGCCGTCTATATTCTTTTAGACGAGCAGAACGTAGATCATTTCATGAACATGGTGTCCAACTGCAGAGTAAATCTACAGAGTATCCAA TTTCTACGTGTAAGAACTGTGTCGGGCATCACTTATCACTGCCGCTCAGGGAAATCCTTCAAAGGACAGATGATGGATCGCTTCTTGCTGACAGACTGCAGGGCCGTACTGAGTGGGAACTACAG CTTCATGTGGTCTTTTGAGAAACTTCATCGTTGTATGGCACACCTTTTCCTCGGACAGCTTGTATCGACTTTTGATGAAGAGTTTCGGATCCTCTTTGCTCAGTCACAACCATTCTTGACTGATGCGCCTTCCGCGACGGAAGACATCGGCCTTTTACAAAAGAGACAATACCCAAGTAAAATAACTTCACTCATGTACAGAGAGCCCAGAAAGTTGGTACCGATGGACATGTCTCATACAGAGGATTGGACGAAGCCATCATTTGATGAACAAATGGAACCTGACTGGAGAATGTTGCACATGAAGAGGGGCGGATCTTTCCATGGTCCTGCTGATTTGTACAGTCGATTTCCATCACAGCAGTCAGGAACGGAGCAGCAAGGTCCCTCCAAGTTTCCCATGATGGAAAACCCTGCTTTGAAACGCCACATTTTTGCTGAAGGTGTTCATGGCAGGTACAATTACCCATTCGCAACTCAACCCACAGCAGACTTTGAGGCCCGGGGAAGGCTGTTTCACAGGGGGCAACAGAAAAATGTGGGACCGGGTCCTGAAGTCGATTACAAGGGCCCTGAGAAATTCTGGAGCCAAAACTATCGTGCTGCAGAGCAGTACTCTGAATCGGGTTTACCACAAGAGATGCAGCCATTCGATAACTTTGACCCTGTGCTTAACTATTTATCATCCACCAAAAATGTGGACTTTGAGCAGGTCTCAGAGAAATCACAACCTGCTGCAGATTTGCCTTTAAATTTATCTCAGCCCACTGGAGATGACAAGCAGTTTTTCCAAGAGCCGAACACTGACCGCAAAGACCCCATGGTCAAGCGGGGTTTAAGGAATTGGCGAATTAACTCCTACCTCAGTGCATATGATAATCCAGGAGATGAAGGGCTGCCATTGATGCCACCCCAGGCAGGAGATCCTTTTGAGGACCAAGCTAACCCCCTACCGTTAACAGTACCCGTCACAGAATTCTCGATTTCTAAAATTCCAAATGTCAGAGAGTTTAAGATACCTGCCATTCCAAGAGTAAGTCAGTTGCCATCCTATGCCAAAGCTTTTGCACAGGAACCCGAGCAGTCAACTAAATTGCCACAAGAAAGTACTACTGTGCCAgctgacaacaaaacaacaccaacCCCCTCAGAATCATCGTCAACAACTGAAGGGGAGAAATTCGAAGAGGGAGAACAAAAGGAACCTAATACTGCTGTGCGAAAGGATGAGTCATTTCGGAGAAAATACAATGCAGCAATGCCAAGAAGCTCGAGGTTAAGATCATCTCTGATATTCAACTCTCTAGAGCAGCATACAGCAGGGCAACGAGGTGacgaaaatggcaaaaatgagaCTGAGCAGGCAAAACTACCTTTTGGTTCCCCGGTTTTGGGACGAAGGTTAGCTGCAAGAGAATCTTTTGGATGGACTCGTTACTTGAAGTCATTTGACAGCTCTGTGCCTGAAgcctccaaacaagaagcaaacAGTAAAGCAGAGGATAAAGATTCATCCAAGGTAGATTCGAAGAATTCCTCCGAAAATCTTGAGGTAGAAGAACCATTAAAACGTCCAGATACTGAACAAGTAAAAGTATCTCCAGCACCATCCAGATTGAAGCGGTCTGACTCTGATGTGGCAAAAACCGATCAAGCACCCATGTCTTCGGCGAACAATCTGTCGTCTGTCGATATGAGTGATCCCGATAACAGACTCATGTTTTTCAAAGAGCTGGCAGCAAAACGCAAAGCTGCTAAAGCTGCAGAAGATGAAAAGAGAACAGCGGAGACTGTCATGAAAGCATCAACAGATCTTGAAGGTGTTAATGTGGAAAAGCAGGACGCTGTACCCCTTGAGGGCGGGAAAGGTGATATGACTTCACAAATGTCAATTTCGTTATCATCAAGTGTCACGACCAAggatttaaataaaacaaagtccaCAGAGCCAACTGTTGATGTCAGTGATGAGGCAAACAAGCAAGAGGGCCAGGTCAGTCATCTAACCGCTATGCCCCAAAGCTCAAAAAGTGAACCACCTAGAGTCTCCgctgattttaaaaagttacaATTGGGGAACAGCCAAACGGCAGCATCTTTATCTGTCTCTGCAGAGGCTCGTGAGTGTGACTCAGAAGACCCAGAGCTTCACAAAGCTGCCTTGAGTGAGTCTAGCTTGAGTCAACAACCCATTTTAACAAAAGAAACGCATGCTAATCTTCCATCGCTTGAGCGTGTTACCGATAAAAGTCTATCACCGGTTCTCAAGTCTACGTCACATGAGTCCACATTATTTACTCCCAGTATGGGCGATTCAGTATCATCTTCTGTATCTACCATGGTTACTTCTAACAACCAAACTCAAGACTCATCACAGGTCAAGACCAAGGTGGCATCTTTTCCTCTGGCATCACAGTCTAGCAAAGTAGCACAACCAGATGCAAAAAGCTCTAACTCTGAACACCCGCCATTCATTGGTACTCATCAAATCACATCCAGTCCTCATGACTCTAACATAAACTCACCTAGCATGCAGTCCATAACTTGTACCAAAATACAGCTGGGGGAGTCGGCCGTTGGCTCCCCACCTAGAGCCATCCAGTCTACTGAGGAAAAATCATCATCTGCTTTTGAGCCATCTGGAGATTCACAGGAAAATTATGCAGCTGGTCCAATTGTAGATGAATCTGGATTGTCACCCATTGTCGTTCCTTCATCTCTCAGACAAGACAAAGGTGACATCCCAAGTCATCGCCTCAGTTCTTCACCACTCGAATCCAATATATTCGGTCTTCAAAGTCATTCTAAATCTGATCTAAAAGAATCCAATCTTCCACCTACTCTCGAAGACTCATCTCAAGAGCCATTAACACAAGCAAATTGCCCTTCTGAACCTAACCCAGAAGAATCTTTGGCTCCTGATGTTACTGATTTATGTTCATCTGTGTTGCATGGGTCCTCTGACTCCAACTTTTTAACCAATGGGAATCCAACTGACATACACAAAATTACAATGCACCCTACCTCTATTGTCACATCTGTTTCGGCCGAGCCCAACGTCAAGCTTCACTCTGATCAATTTGAAGTCTACACAACAGAATTAGCTGCGCCTCTTGGTAGCAATAGTCTGGGCTATCAAAATGATGCCAGCAAAGATTCGACATTGCCTATgcattgtgaaaataaaacagaggACAGAGAAACTACAAGTACAGTTAGCAAGAGTCCCGCACAGCAATCTGATTGGagtgaaagaatgaatgaagcaGCAGGGCAAAATAAATGTTCAGGAGTGACAGCAGAGGAAGGGGTACCATCATCACAACAATCCAAGCAGCCAAAGTCAAGCCAGTCTCGCTATCACTCATCAACCGCCGGTGTGCTCTCAAGCAGCAACCTCCGAGACGATACAAAGCTGCTGTTAGAACAAATTTCGGCCAGCAGCCAAAGCAGGAACGAGTCTACAAAGGAAGCACCAGTCACTGATGATGAGAAAGAAGATGAGGCTGACAAAAATGCCAAGagggaaaaagaaagagagattGGGTCACTCAGCAGCAACGTGTCAAAGTCGTCTCAGGACCGTGACAAGCTGCTGGAGAAACTCCAAAGCATGAGGAAGGAGAGGAAAGTTTACAGTCGCTTTGAC ATGACTTCTTAA
- the fam83ha gene encoding protein FAM83H isoform X2, producing the protein MNMVSNCRVNLQSIQFLRVRTVSGITYHCRSGKSFKGQMMDRFLLTDCRAVLSGNYSFMWSFEKLHRCMAHLFLGQLVSTFDEEFRILFAQSQPFLTDAPSATEDIGLLQKRQYPSKITSLMYREPRKLVPMDMSHTEDWTKPSFDEQMEPDWRMLHMKRGGSFHGPADLYSRFPSQQSGTEQQGPSKFPMMENPALKRHIFAEGVHGRYNYPFATQPTADFEARGRLFHRGQQKNVGPGPEVDYKGPEKFWSQNYRAAEQYSESGLPQEMQPFDNFDPVLNYLSSTKNVDFEQVSEKSQPAADLPLNLSQPTGDDKQFFQEPNTDRKDPMVKRGLRNWRINSYLSAYDNPGDEGLPLMPPQAGDPFEDQANPLPLTVPVTEFSISKIPNVREFKIPAIPRVSQLPSYAKAFAQEPEQSTKLPQESTTVPADNKTTPTPSESSSTTEGEKFEEGEQKEPNTAVRKDESFRRKYNAAMPRSSRLRSSLIFNSLEQHTAGQRGDENGKNETEQAKLPFGSPVLGRRLAARESFGWTRYLKSFDSSVPEASKQEANSKAEDKDSSKVDSKNSSENLEVEEPLKRPDTEQVKVSPAPSRLKRSDSDVAKTDQAPMSSANNLSSVDMSDPDNRLMFFKELAAKRKAAKAAEDEKRTAETVMKASTDLEGVNVEKQDAVPLEGGKGDMTSQMSISLSSSVTTKDLNKTKSTEPTVDVSDEANKQEGQVSHLTAMPQSSKSEPPRVSADFKKLQLGNSQTAASLSVSAEARECDSEDPELHKAALSESSLSQQPILTKETHANLPSLERVTDKSLSPVLKSTSHESTLFTPSMGDSVSSSVSTMVTSNNQTQDSSQVKTKVASFPLASQSSKVAQPDAKSSNSEHPPFIGTHQITSSPHDSNINSPSMQSITCTKIQLGESAVGSPPRAIQSTEEKSSSAFEPSGDSQENYAAGPIVDESGLSPIVVPSSLRQDKGDIPSHRLSSSPLESNIFGLQSHSKSDLKESNLPPTLEDSSQEPLTQANCPSEPNPEESLAPDVTDLCSSVLHGSSDSNFLTNGNPTDIHKITMHPTSIVTSVSAEPNVKLHSDQFEVYTTELAAPLGSNSLGYQNDASKDSTLPMHCENKTEDRETTSTVSKSPAQQSDWSERMNEAAGQNKCSGVTAEEGVPSSQQSKQPKSSQSRYHSSTAGVLSSSNLRDDTKLLLEQISASSQSRNESTKEAPVTDDEKEDEADKNAKREKEREIGSLSSNVSKSSQDRDKLLEKLQSMRKERKVYSRFDMTS; encoded by the exons ATGAACATGGTGTCCAACTGCAGAGTAAATCTACAGAGTATCCAA TTTCTACGTGTAAGAACTGTGTCGGGCATCACTTATCACTGCCGCTCAGGGAAATCCTTCAAAGGACAGATGATGGATCGCTTCTTGCTGACAGACTGCAGGGCCGTACTGAGTGGGAACTACAG CTTCATGTGGTCTTTTGAGAAACTTCATCGTTGTATGGCACACCTTTTCCTCGGACAGCTTGTATCGACTTTTGATGAAGAGTTTCGGATCCTCTTTGCTCAGTCACAACCATTCTTGACTGATGCGCCTTCCGCGACGGAAGACATCGGCCTTTTACAAAAGAGACAATACCCAAGTAAAATAACTTCACTCATGTACAGAGAGCCCAGAAAGTTGGTACCGATGGACATGTCTCATACAGAGGATTGGACGAAGCCATCATTTGATGAACAAATGGAACCTGACTGGAGAATGTTGCACATGAAGAGGGGCGGATCTTTCCATGGTCCTGCTGATTTGTACAGTCGATTTCCATCACAGCAGTCAGGAACGGAGCAGCAAGGTCCCTCCAAGTTTCCCATGATGGAAAACCCTGCTTTGAAACGCCACATTTTTGCTGAAGGTGTTCATGGCAGGTACAATTACCCATTCGCAACTCAACCCACAGCAGACTTTGAGGCCCGGGGAAGGCTGTTTCACAGGGGGCAACAGAAAAATGTGGGACCGGGTCCTGAAGTCGATTACAAGGGCCCTGAGAAATTCTGGAGCCAAAACTATCGTGCTGCAGAGCAGTACTCTGAATCGGGTTTACCACAAGAGATGCAGCCATTCGATAACTTTGACCCTGTGCTTAACTATTTATCATCCACCAAAAATGTGGACTTTGAGCAGGTCTCAGAGAAATCACAACCTGCTGCAGATTTGCCTTTAAATTTATCTCAGCCCACTGGAGATGACAAGCAGTTTTTCCAAGAGCCGAACACTGACCGCAAAGACCCCATGGTCAAGCGGGGTTTAAGGAATTGGCGAATTAACTCCTACCTCAGTGCATATGATAATCCAGGAGATGAAGGGCTGCCATTGATGCCACCCCAGGCAGGAGATCCTTTTGAGGACCAAGCTAACCCCCTACCGTTAACAGTACCCGTCACAGAATTCTCGATTTCTAAAATTCCAAATGTCAGAGAGTTTAAGATACCTGCCATTCCAAGAGTAAGTCAGTTGCCATCCTATGCCAAAGCTTTTGCACAGGAACCCGAGCAGTCAACTAAATTGCCACAAGAAAGTACTACTGTGCCAgctgacaacaaaacaacaccaacCCCCTCAGAATCATCGTCAACAACTGAAGGGGAGAAATTCGAAGAGGGAGAACAAAAGGAACCTAATACTGCTGTGCGAAAGGATGAGTCATTTCGGAGAAAATACAATGCAGCAATGCCAAGAAGCTCGAGGTTAAGATCATCTCTGATATTCAACTCTCTAGAGCAGCATACAGCAGGGCAACGAGGTGacgaaaatggcaaaaatgagaCTGAGCAGGCAAAACTACCTTTTGGTTCCCCGGTTTTGGGACGAAGGTTAGCTGCAAGAGAATCTTTTGGATGGACTCGTTACTTGAAGTCATTTGACAGCTCTGTGCCTGAAgcctccaaacaagaagcaaacAGTAAAGCAGAGGATAAAGATTCATCCAAGGTAGATTCGAAGAATTCCTCCGAAAATCTTGAGGTAGAAGAACCATTAAAACGTCCAGATACTGAACAAGTAAAAGTATCTCCAGCACCATCCAGATTGAAGCGGTCTGACTCTGATGTGGCAAAAACCGATCAAGCACCCATGTCTTCGGCGAACAATCTGTCGTCTGTCGATATGAGTGATCCCGATAACAGACTCATGTTTTTCAAAGAGCTGGCAGCAAAACGCAAAGCTGCTAAAGCTGCAGAAGATGAAAAGAGAACAGCGGAGACTGTCATGAAAGCATCAACAGATCTTGAAGGTGTTAATGTGGAAAAGCAGGACGCTGTACCCCTTGAGGGCGGGAAAGGTGATATGACTTCACAAATGTCAATTTCGTTATCATCAAGTGTCACGACCAAggatttaaataaaacaaagtccaCAGAGCCAACTGTTGATGTCAGTGATGAGGCAAACAAGCAAGAGGGCCAGGTCAGTCATCTAACCGCTATGCCCCAAAGCTCAAAAAGTGAACCACCTAGAGTCTCCgctgattttaaaaagttacaATTGGGGAACAGCCAAACGGCAGCATCTTTATCTGTCTCTGCAGAGGCTCGTGAGTGTGACTCAGAAGACCCAGAGCTTCACAAAGCTGCCTTGAGTGAGTCTAGCTTGAGTCAACAACCCATTTTAACAAAAGAAACGCATGCTAATCTTCCATCGCTTGAGCGTGTTACCGATAAAAGTCTATCACCGGTTCTCAAGTCTACGTCACATGAGTCCACATTATTTACTCCCAGTATGGGCGATTCAGTATCATCTTCTGTATCTACCATGGTTACTTCTAACAACCAAACTCAAGACTCATCACAGGTCAAGACCAAGGTGGCATCTTTTCCTCTGGCATCACAGTCTAGCAAAGTAGCACAACCAGATGCAAAAAGCTCTAACTCTGAACACCCGCCATTCATTGGTACTCATCAAATCACATCCAGTCCTCATGACTCTAACATAAACTCACCTAGCATGCAGTCCATAACTTGTACCAAAATACAGCTGGGGGAGTCGGCCGTTGGCTCCCCACCTAGAGCCATCCAGTCTACTGAGGAAAAATCATCATCTGCTTTTGAGCCATCTGGAGATTCACAGGAAAATTATGCAGCTGGTCCAATTGTAGATGAATCTGGATTGTCACCCATTGTCGTTCCTTCATCTCTCAGACAAGACAAAGGTGACATCCCAAGTCATCGCCTCAGTTCTTCACCACTCGAATCCAATATATTCGGTCTTCAAAGTCATTCTAAATCTGATCTAAAAGAATCCAATCTTCCACCTACTCTCGAAGACTCATCTCAAGAGCCATTAACACAAGCAAATTGCCCTTCTGAACCTAACCCAGAAGAATCTTTGGCTCCTGATGTTACTGATTTATGTTCATCTGTGTTGCATGGGTCCTCTGACTCCAACTTTTTAACCAATGGGAATCCAACTGACATACACAAAATTACAATGCACCCTACCTCTATTGTCACATCTGTTTCGGCCGAGCCCAACGTCAAGCTTCACTCTGATCAATTTGAAGTCTACACAACAGAATTAGCTGCGCCTCTTGGTAGCAATAGTCTGGGCTATCAAAATGATGCCAGCAAAGATTCGACATTGCCTATgcattgtgaaaataaaacagaggACAGAGAAACTACAAGTACAGTTAGCAAGAGTCCCGCACAGCAATCTGATTGGagtgaaagaatgaatgaagcaGCAGGGCAAAATAAATGTTCAGGAGTGACAGCAGAGGAAGGGGTACCATCATCACAACAATCCAAGCAGCCAAAGTCAAGCCAGTCTCGCTATCACTCATCAACCGCCGGTGTGCTCTCAAGCAGCAACCTCCGAGACGATACAAAGCTGCTGTTAGAACAAATTTCGGCCAGCAGCCAAAGCAGGAACGAGTCTACAAAGGAAGCACCAGTCACTGATGATGAGAAAGAAGATGAGGCTGACAAAAATGCCAAGagggaaaaagaaagagagattGGGTCACTCAGCAGCAACGTGTCAAAGTCGTCTCAGGACCGTGACAAGCTGCTGGAGAAACTCCAAAGCATGAGGAAGGAGAGGAAAGTTTACAGTCGCTTTGAC ATGACTTCTTAA